The following DNA comes from Enterocloster bolteae.
GTGGGATTTGATAGAGCGGATTCACCGGGTTGAGGGACTGGAGCGCATCCGTCTGGGTTCCCTGGAGCCGAGAATCATCACCAGGGAATTTGCCGAAAAGCTGGCCGGACTTCCGGAATTCTGCCCTCATTTCCACCTCTCCCTCCAAAGCGGCTGCGATGCCACATTAAAACGCATGAACCGCCATTATACCACGGAGGATTATCTCAGGCGCTGCGGCATACTCAGGGAGATCTTTGACCACCCGGCCATTACAACGGATGTGATTGCAGGGTTTCCGGGAGAGACAGAGGAAGAGTTTGAGGAGACCAGAAGATTTCTGGAGACAGTGCGTTTTTATGAGATGCATGTCTTTAAATATTCCAAACGCCAGGGCACCAGGGCGGCTGTCATGGAGGACCAGGTTTCGGAGCAGGTAAAGGCCCGGCGCAGCGACGTGCTGCTGGAGCTGGAAAAGACCATGTCGCGTGAGTACAGGGAGCGCTTTGCAGGCAGCCGGGTATCGGTCCTGTTTGAGGAGGCAGCTGAGATTGGGGGAAAATGGTATATGATGGGCCATACTCCTCAGTATGTCAGAGCAGCCCTGCCGCTGGAGGACGGAATGAACCGGGAAGAGTTTGGCGGGCGTATTATGGAGCTTTTTGCTTCCGGGCTGCTGAACGATGAGATGTTAAAGGTGGAATTTTCTTGAAAAAAGGAACATATTTCCGAAAAGACGGAAAGATTGTGCGACATTTTACAGAAACATGACAATAATTAGAAAAAAT
Coding sequences within:
- the mtaB gene encoding tRNA (N(6)-L-threonylcarbamoyladenosine(37)-C(2))-methylthiotransferase MtaB; its protein translation is MPKAALHNLGCKVNAYETEAMQQQLEERGYEIVPFDQKADVYIINTCSVTNIADRKSRQMLHRAKKLNPEAVVVAAGCYVQVASDALKEDDSVDIIVGNNNKARLADILEEYMKDRQGDEGGYVLDIARAREYEELHVSRLGEHTRAFIKVQDGCNQFCSYCIIPYARGRVRSRKPEDVEAEVKGLVARGYREVVLTGIHLSSYGTEHMEGSPVKGGDWDSGPLWDLIERIHRVEGLERIRLGSLEPRIITREFAEKLAGLPEFCPHFHLSLQSGCDATLKRMNRHYTTEDYLRRCGILREIFDHPAITTDVIAGFPGETEEEFEETRRFLETVRFYEMHVFKYSKRQGTRAAVMEDQVSEQVKARRSDVLLELEKTMSREYRERFAGSRVSVLFEEAAEIGGKWYMMGHTPQYVRAALPLEDGMNREEFGGRIMELFASGLLNDEMLKVEFS